Part of the Chelmon rostratus isolate fCheRos1 chromosome 13, fCheRos1.pri, whole genome shotgun sequence genome is shown below.
aattttaatgtattttaatccactgttttcagttgaaaatgtaaaatttcaGCTGTCTCTCAAGCTAAAGGTAGCTAGGTAGCTTCATAATGTTCCAAACCATGTATAAATGTATGGTGCGCCACTTCCCAAGCACTAAAGGATCTTTCCCAATAAGACGAGATAAAAGTTTCCATAGTAGACTGCTATGAACATCCTGCCAACCTGCTGGAATTTGCGGTGCAATGCTGCATGCTGGGAGCGTTGTATTCTCGTGGTAACAGCATTAGGTCCCTGCTGGTCCTCAGTCCTTTGGACCTGCTTTGAAAGGGCATCTAAGCGTCGGTGGAGGCTTTCAGCCTGGAGCTTGATGTCCCGGGTTATgctgctctctttcttcatcaCACTGAAACGACGCATTGTTGCCACCAGGGTTTTTTGCTGCTGGCTGAATTTAAGAACCTGTTTGTAGTTCAGATTAGGAAAAATTTGTGTTCAGTATCACGTCTGacaataaatggaaaaatgtaaGTTGAAATTGCAGCATAGTACAgtgtcaaaatattttttcagtCAAGTGTGGAGttttataaaaaagaaaatgatgaacaagaaaaaaataattaaagacaaagaaaagcaactgAATGTCCGGCATAGCACTTCAAAGGTGCTtccaaacaaaatgaagaagaaaatcatAAAGATCAACAGCAAAAGTAATGCAACCAAGGTTAAAAGATACAATGCATACTCATTtctacaacaaaaaacaaacaacaacaaaaaaaaaacaattacctCAGTCTCCAGCACTGTGATATCATCTCGGATTTGTTGAGCCTCAGACAGGAAATTCTCTATGATTGGCTCCTCCTCGAACACCACAGCCTGTGGCGTTATGACCCCGACCACCACAGAGTCGTCATCGTTGCCCTCCGCTGAGAAAGGGTTGGCATCCTCACTGGCTGCCTCAGAAAAGTCTTGagccctctgctgcagctcctccaagCGGTCTCTCATCGTGGAAGAGCCCTCACCAAAGCTGGCTCCTCAGGACACAGAGTTATTATTGTGCGTGAAGTTCTTGTCTGCTGACGAGAGGACGCTgaaaaacacataacatgaaactttaatgattcCTGTCGGCGAAGTGGATTGATGTAGACGCAATAAGAGTTGGGGATAAAAAGGAATATATCAGCGTATGCCTAAACTGAATGGAATACGGTGTTATTAGCTTGTAAACAAAGGCAACATAGTTTGAGACAA
Proteins encoded:
- the stx19 gene encoding syntaxin-19, whose protein sequence is MRDRLEELQQRAQDFSEAASEDANPFSAEGNDDDSVVVGVITPQAVVFEEEPIIENFLSEAQQIRDDITVLETEVLKFSQQQKTLVATMRRFSVMKKESSITRDIKLQAESLHRRLDALSKQVQRTEDQQGPNAVTTRIQRSQHAALHRKFQQVMLQYNEGLLTKQERCKHFIIRQLEVSGRDVTEEEVNEMVATGKWEVFNENLLNDARITRSQLSEIEQRHKELLSLENNMKELRDLFMDIFMLVEEQGTYIEHIQTNVERTQDYVAATNEKFKLAARYKKKNPLRQLCCCCCPPWRCCL